A part of Neoarius graeffei isolate fNeoGra1 chromosome 8, fNeoGra1.pri, whole genome shotgun sequence genomic DNA contains:
- the LOC132890327 gene encoding uncharacterized protein LOC132890327, translating into MTSLWLLLLSLNTITPAQSVDFSKPSFLSVKSGERVTLNCSFRANDPSESLFWYKQIFGEMPQKVGEKITYQDINISPMFNTSGIKMEQTENGVSLTISHVKKEDGGFYYCGKVSYHQATFITGTVLAVRGDGDGKVSVIQSGVLDSVPAGASVTLQCSVLSESRAAEHQVLWFRAASPQSHPQIIYTHHNSSRQCESGSSTHTCVYDFSKNILSINDTGTYYCTVAVCGKIIFGNGTRVQLENSPKCVIYLAVVVAVCVVVIFAQAFIICKMRNCEQIRVRSQRDCVVEETPNQGRDAVELNYAALHFKKNKTKRVTRKREKPDCIYSEVSSGT; encoded by the exons ATGACATCACTGTGGCTTCTTCTCTTATCTCTGAACACCATCA CTCCAGCCCAATCTGTGGATTTTTCCAAACCATCATTTCTCTCAGTGAAGTCTGGAGAACGTGTGACTCTTAACTGTTCATTTAGAGCCAATGATCCGAGTGAAAGTTTGTTCTGGTACAAACAAATATTTGGAGAAATGCCTCAAAAAGTGGGAGAAAAAATAACTTATCAAGATATCAACATTTCGCCCATGTTCAATACGTCAGGAATTAAAATGGAGCAGACTGAGAACGGCGTTTCTCTGACAATCTCACATGTAAAAAAAGAAGACGGAGGATTTTACTACTGCGGGAAAGTTTCCTATCACCAAGCTACGTTCATCACAGGAACTGTCTTGGCTGTAAGAG GTGATGGAGATGGAAAAGTGTCAGTGATCCAGAGCGGCGTGTTGGACTCGGTTCCTGCAGGAGCGTCAGTGACTCTGCAGTGCTCGGTTCTCTCTGAGAGCAGAGCAGCAGAACACCAAGTGCTCTGGTTCAGAGCTGCTTCACCACAATCCCATCCTCAAATCATTTACACTCATCACAACAGCAGCCGTCAGTGTGAGAGCGGCTCTTCTACACACACCTGTGTGTACGACTTCTCCAAGAACATCCTCAGCATCAATGATACTGGAACTTACTACTGCACTGTGGCCGTGTGTGGGAAGATCATTTTTGGGAACGGGACTCGAGTACAGTTGGAGAACTCTCCAAAATGTG TGATCTACCTCGCAGTGGTGGTGGCAGTGTGTGTGGTTGTGATCTTCGCTCAAGCTTTTATAATCTGTAAAATGAGGAACTGTGAACAAATCAGAG tgagatctcAACGAGATTGTGTGGTCGAGGAAACACCCAATCAG GGTCGTGATGCAGTGGAGCTGAATTACGCGGCTTTACATTTCAAAAAGAACAAAACGAAAAGAGTgacaagaaagagagaaaaacctGATTGTATTTATTCTGAAGTGTCTTCTGGTACCTAG